TCATGCGGTTCTACGAGCTGGACTCCGGCCGGATCCTGCTCGACGGACAGGACATCGCCGAGATGACGCGTGAAGACCTGCGTCGACGCACCGGCATGGTGCTGCAGGATCCGTGGCTGTTCGGCGGCAGCATCCGCGAGAACATCCGCTACGGCAAGGATGACGCCTCCGAAGACGAGATCGTGGCGGCGGCCGAGGCAACCTATGTCGACCGGTTCGTGCACTCGCTGCCCGACGGCTACGACACGGTGCTCGACGAGGACGCCTCGAACGTATCGGCGGGCGAGCGCCAGCTGATGACGATCGCCCGCGCGTTCGTCGCCCAGCCGTCGATCCTCATCCTCGACGAGGCGACCAGCGCCGTCGACACCCGCACCGAGCTGCTGCTGCAGCACGCCATGGCGGCGCTGCGTCAGGGCCGCACGTCGTTCGTGATCGCGCACCGCCTGTCGACGATCCGCGACGCCGACCTCATCCTGGTGATGGAGCACGGTGACATCGTTGAACAGGGCGACCACGACAGCCTGATCGCCAAGCGGGGCGCCTACTGGCGCCTGTACCAGTCGCAGTTCGAGCAGGCTGCGACCGACATCGACGCCGAAGAGGCCCTCACCGGCTCCACGCCGGTGATCGTGACCGGAGACGCCGAGGCCGAGGAGGACATCGCACAGGCGCCGGATGCGGTGCAGCTGGCCGAGGCCGTGCGCGAAGCCGAGTCCACGGCATCCGATCCCGACCGGAGCTGACGCCCTGACGCAAGACGCCCGTCCCCTCGCGGGGCGGGCGTCTTCGCGTGCACGGGCTTCGCGTGCACGGGCTTCGTGTGCTCGGGCGTCTTCGTGTATGGCAGGGCGTCGGCCTACGGCTTATCGAGGCCGAACAGCTCGAGCGGATGCGTGAGGCGCCACCAGGCGCTCGGCGCGGCGACCTCTTCGGCGAGCGACACCGAGGTCTGCACCGTGTTCACCGGACCCTTCGCCGTGAGCGTGCCGGCCTTCGCTCCGGCATCCGTCCGATCATCGAGATCCAGTTCCGCTGTGGCGGTCGCAGAAGCACCGTTCCACAGCACGACGGTGGTGTCGGCATCCGTGACGACATCCACTTTCTCGCCCCACTCGGTCGTGACCTGCCCGACGACGGTGCCCTTCGGCACCGACACCGGCTGCTCGGCGAGGGTCTTCTCCACGCCGGCCAGCAGCGACCGGGTCACGGCGAACCGCTCGTCACCGCTGTTCTGGCCGAGTACGGCGGCGAACAGGCGCACGGTGCTGTCGCCGACCTGCACGTCCTTGGCGGTGAGCAGGTTCCAGTGCGAGAGCGTGCCGGTCTTCACGCCCACCACGCCCTCGTCATCGAGCAGCTGGTTGGTGTTGGTCACTGTGCCGACGCCAGGGATCTCGGCGGAGCGCGTGCCGACGATCTCGGCGAACACCGGATTGCGCATGGCGACCTCGCCGAGCTTGATCAGCCCTTCCGGCGTGGCCACGTTGCGGCTGTCGAAGCCCGAGGGCGTCGCCAGCGAGACGCCCTCGATGCCGTGGTCGCTGAGCCACTTCGCCGATGCCTCCGAGAACGCCAGGTCAGAGCCCCAGATCTCGTCGGAGAGCCGGTCGATGTAGTTGTTCGCCGAGCCGAGCAGCACGCCCTGCAGCATTTGGTACTCCGTCAGGCTGCCGCCGACCGGCACGTCGAGCGACGACTGGTTCGAGCGCCGGTAGCTCCAGTAGTCGCGCGAGTCGCGGTAGGTGAACTCGAAGCTCGGGCCCTGCTCGCCGATCTCGAGCGGCAGCTCGTCGAGCACCATCATCACCGTCGCGACCTTGGTGATGCTCGCGATCTCGTCGCGCTGGATGGTCGAGGAGATCGGGTTCATCCCCTGCACGGCCACCGCCGCGCTGCCATCCGCAGGCCAGGCGGCGGTCGCGACGGGAGCGGGATCGATCGCGACCTGGGCGGCGTGAACGGTGGGGGCGACCTGGTCGAGCGGTGCCAGCAGCGTGCCGCCGACGTAGGTCGCGCACAGGGCGGCGATCACGCCCAGCGGGATCAGGGTTCGCGCACGACGACCGGCCGATCGGGTGCCGTCGAGCAGCGGCGGCGATCCGGCTGCGGGCACGGATGCCGGTGCGACGGTCAGCGGGTCGAGCCAGGCCAGAGCGGTGATCGGATGCTGCTCATCCGCCCACACCGCGACCGGTGCGGAGTCGACCGGTGCGGCATCCGCCACGGCGTCGACCGGCTTGGCCGTCGCGGCAGCGGTGGAGTCGGTCGCGACGCCATCGGGAACCGAAGCCCGGTCGAGGGGATCCGCCGCGGGCGCCGAGTCCACACCGGGCGCCTCGCCCCCGGGGGTGCGCGCACTCTCGCGCCGCTGTCGGCGCGTGAGGGGGCGGGTGGACTCGGGGAGGCGGTCACCCGATACACGCTATCAATCCGTTCGTGCAACGAAGGGAAAGACGAGCCTCCATCGCCGACGGCGCCGGGCTATGATCGATGACACAACCACGGGAGTCCGGTGTGCCGGGCTGAGAGGAAGCGAACCGCGCTTCGACCGTCGAACCTGATCCGGATCATGCCGGCGCAGGGAGGAGTTCAGATGAGTACGTCCACATCAGCATCCGTCGCCGAGACTGCCACAGTCCCGGCCGCACGCAACCTGCGCTGGCGGGTCGTCGACATCGTCGTCGCCGCCGTTCTCGGTGTCGCGATCGGCCTGGTCTTCTGGGGGTGGAACGTCGTCGGCGGCGCCTGGTTCGGCGCGGCGGATGCCGTCACCCCCGGCCTCGGCGGCATCGCCGTGGGTATCTGGCTGATCGGCGGCGTGATCGGCGGCCTCGTCATCCGCAAGCCCGGAGCGGCGCTGGTGGTCGAGGTGGTCGCCGCGATCATCTCGATGCTGATCGGCAACGTCTGGGGCGTCTCGACCGTGCTGTCCGGCCTCGTGCAGGGACTGGGAGCCGAGCTGGTCTTCGCCGTGTTCCTGTATCGCCGCTTCGGAGTGGTCGTCGCCGCGCTCTCGGGTGTGGGCGCCGCCGTGGCCGCCTGGATCTTCGAGATGTTCTACGGCTCATCGCCGAACTTCCTGAAGAGCTTCGAGTTCAACGCCATCTACCTCGGCGCGCTGGTCGTCTCGGGCATCGTGCTCGCCGGCGTGGTCGGCTGGCTGCTGGTGCGCGCCCTCGCCTCCACCGGTGCGCTGAGCAGATTCGCCGCCGGCAGGGAAGTGCGCCAGGAGGTCTGAGCATGGCTGCTCCTGCTGGCGTCACCGCGCATGGGTGGGGCTGGCGCTATGCCGGGCGGCGCCTGCCCGCCGTGAGCGAGGTCACTTTCACGATCGAGCCGGGCGAGCGGGTGCTGTTGCTCGGGGCATCCGGGGCGGGCAAGTCCACGCTGCTCGCGGGGCTCGCGGGCGTGCTCGGCGACGCCGATGAAGGCGAGCGCACCGGCTCGCTGCTCGTCGACGGTGCCGTGCCCGAGTCCCGGCGCGGCGCGATCGGCCTGGTGCTGCAGGACCCGGATGCCGGCGTCGTGCTCTCCAAGGTCGGTGACGACGTGGCGTTCGGATGCGAGAACCTCGGCGTTCCGGCCGAGCAGATCCCCGGGCGAGTCGCCGGGGCGCTGGATGCCGTGGGGCTCGACGTGCCACTGGATCGGCCGACCAAGGCACTCTCGGGGGACAGAAGCAGCGGCTCGCGCTGGCCGGCGTGCTGGCCATGCAACCGGGACTGCTGCTGCTGGACGAGCCGACCGCGAACCTCGATCCGGACGGTGTCCGCGAGGTGCGCGAGAGCGTCGGCCGCGTGCTGGAAGACACCGGGGCGACGCTCATCGTCGTCGAGCACCGCACGGAGATCTGGGCGGATCTGCTCACCCGGGTGATCGTGCTCGCCGCCGACGGCGGTCTGCTCGCCGACGGCACGCCGGGGGAGGTGTTCGGTCGCTACGGTGACGTGCTGGCGGACGCCGGAGTGTGGGTGCCTGGTCGCGGCCTCCCGCTTCCGGTGCTCGCATCCGTCGACGGCGGTGCAGCGGATGCCGTGCTCGAGACCGACCGCCTGACGATCAGCCGGGATGGACGCACCGCTGTGCAGTCCGGGCTCGATCTGAGCGTGCCGCGCGGAGCCGCCACCGTGATCACCGGATCGAACGGCGCCGGGAAGTCGACCCTGGCGCTCACTCTTGCAGGGCTCCTGCCCGAGCTGGACGGCACGGTGACTGCGGCATCCGATCTGACCGGCCGCTCCGGCCGCAGGCCTGCTCGCTGGACCTCGCGCGAGCTGCTCACCCGGATCGGCACCGTGTTCCAGGAGCCCGAGCATCAGTTCCTCGCCCGCACGCTGCGCGACGAACTGGCTGTGGGTCCGCGGGCGCTGAAGAAATCGGATGCCGAGGTCGACGCGATCGTCGACGACCTGCTGGAGCGGCTGCAGCTCGCACCGCTCGGACTCGCCAACCCGTTCACGCTCAGCGGGGGCCAGAAGCGGCGCCTGTCGGTGGCGACGGTGCTGGCATCCGCGCCGCAGGTGATCGTGCTCGACGAACCGACCTTCGGGCAGGACCGGCGCGGATGGGTCGGGATCATGGAACTGCTGCAGGAGGAGATCGCCTCCGGCCGCACAGTGGTCGCGGTGAGCCACGACGCGGCGGTGGTGCGACACCTGGGTGGGAGCCGCATCGAACTGGCTGCCGCGACCGAAGACCTCCGCGGAGCGGGAAGATGACGGCCGTGCAGACGCCGGCATCCGTCCGTGCCCGGGAGGACCGTGCGTGGCTGGACGGCGTGAATCCCGTCACGAAGCTGATGCTGGCGCTGCTGCTGTCGGTGCCGCTGTTCGCGTCGATCGACCCGGTCAGCGCGCTGGTCGCGATCGCCCTGCAGCTGCTGTGCCTGCCGCTGACCGGCCTCAGCCTGCGCACGGTACTGCGCAGGCTGGCGCCCATCGTGCTGTTCTCGCCAATCGCAGGGCTGAGCATGCTGCTGTATGCCGACCCGGAGGGTCAGGTGTTCTGGCGGTTCGGCTTCGCCGCGATCAGCGAGGGATCCATCGCGCTCGCCGTGGCCGTCACGCTGCGCGTCGTCGCCCTGGGGCTTCCCACGATCCTGCTGTTCGGACGCACCGACCCGACTGAGCTCGGCGATGCGCTCGCGCAGGTGGCGCATCTGCCCAGCCGCTTCGTGCTGGGCGTGCTGGCGGGCGC
Above is a window of Microbacterium suwonense DNA encoding:
- a CDS encoding D-alanyl-D-alanine carboxypeptidase family protein, which codes for MDSAPAADPLDRASVPDGVATDSTAAATAKPVDAVADAAPVDSAPVAVWADEQHPITALAWLDPLTVAPASVPAAGSPPLLDGTRSAGRRARTLIPLGVIAALCATYVGGTLLAPLDQVAPTVHAAQVAIDPAPVATAAWPADGSAAVAVQGMNPISSTIQRDEIASITKVATVMMVLDELPLEIGEQGPSFEFTYRDSRDYWSYRRSNQSSLDVPVGGSLTEYQMLQGVLLGSANNYIDRLSDEIWGSDLAFSEASAKWLSDHGIEGVSLATPSGFDSRNVATPEGLIKLGEVAMRNPVFAEIVGTRSAEIPGVGTVTNTNQLLDDEGVVGVKTGTLSHWNLLTAKDVQVGDSTVRLFAAVLGQNSGDERFAVTRSLLAGVEKTLAEQPVSVPKGTVVGQVTTEWGEKVDVVTDADTTVVLWNGASATATAELDLDDRTDAGAKAGTLTAKGPVNTVQTSVSLAEEVAAPSAWWRLTHPLELFGLDKP
- a CDS encoding ECF transporter S component — its product is MSTSTSASVAETATVPAARNLRWRVVDIVVAAVLGVAIGLVFWGWNVVGGAWFGAADAVTPGLGGIAVGIWLIGGVIGGLVIRKPGAALVVEVVAAIISMLIGNVWGVSTVLSGLVQGLGAELVFAVFLYRRFGVVVAALSGVGAAVAAWIFEMFYGSSPNFLKSFEFNAIYLGALVVSGIVLAGVVGWLLVRALASTGALSRFAAGREVRQEV
- a CDS encoding energy-coupling factor transporter transmembrane component T family protein produces the protein MTAVQTPASVRAREDRAWLDGVNPVTKLMLALLLSVPLFASIDPVSALVAIALQLLCLPLTGLSLRTVLRRLAPIVLFSPIAGLSMLLYADPEGQVFWRFGFAAISEGSIALAVAVTLRVVALGLPTILLFGRTDPTELGDALAQVAHLPSRFVLGVLAGARMLGLFVDDWRTMSLARRARGVGDRGVLRRFLSMAFVLLVFAVRRGTKLAMAMEARGFGSGIPRTWSRPSRLHPRDAVALLGGASIMTIAIAAAVAAGVFRFVWS